The proteins below are encoded in one region of Cyanobacteria bacterium QS_8_64_29:
- a CDS encoding hydroxyneurosporene methyltransferase, translating to MPSGIIPILRRVRRSKSSAQATRILYTGVELGVFEALKGTDEPQPAGAVAQERALDRQGAYRLMRALASLGLLAEDEKHCFSLTEAGELLLEDHPMSLRGVARLEEGPAHYEVWKYLGNLVREGVPPNGFQREFGHDVFAHLEQDPAYAQRFNEAMTSLSRLESAQVKALLGDKAFEDVEHVCDVGGGHGHLLCTLLEDAPGTRGTVLELSEVVNAQEGHRHEQMGLTDRVDFVVGDFFEGVPSADAYLMKHILHDWSDDECIQILSSIRQAVSEGARLFVCELVIPGPDRSHLSKLFDMHMMLATTGRERTVEEYDELFAKSYQSS from the coding sequence TTGCCAAGCGGCATAATCCCCATATTGAGGAGGGTTCGGAGATCGAAATCTAGTGCACAAGCCACGAGAATTCTCTACACCGGGGTTGAGCTCGGAGTTTTTGAGGCCCTCAAGGGAACCGACGAGCCCCAGCCCGCCGGCGCGGTGGCCCAGGAGCGTGCCCTGGACAGACAGGGCGCCTACCGGCTGATGCGGGCCCTCGCCAGCCTGGGCCTCTTGGCCGAGGACGAGAAGCATTGCTTCTCCCTCACGGAGGCTGGGGAACTCCTGCTTGAGGATCATCCGATGTCTTTGAGAGGCGTAGCCCGCCTGGAGGAAGGGCCGGCTCACTACGAGGTCTGGAAGTACCTCGGCAACCTAGTCCGCGAGGGGGTGCCGCCCAACGGCTTCCAGCGGGAGTTCGGTCACGACGTTTTTGCCCATCTGGAGCAGGATCCCGCCTACGCGCAGCGGTTCAACGAGGCCATGACGAGCCTCTCGCGTCTCGAGTCCGCGCAGGTAAAAGCGCTCCTCGGAGACAAGGCGTTTGAGGATGTGGAGCACGTCTGCGACGTTGGCGGCGGCCACGGTCACCTGCTCTGCACGCTCCTAGAGGACGCACCTGGGACCCGCGGGACCGTCCTAGAGCTCTCCGAGGTTGTCAACGCTCAGGAAGGGCATCGGCACGAGCAGATGGGGCTCACGGACCGAGTGGATTTTGTCGTGGGGGACTTCTTTGAGGGGGTCCCCTCAGCCGATGCCTACCTGATGAAGCACATCCTCCACGACTGGTCCGATGACGAATGCATCCAGATCCTCTCGTCCATCCGCCAGGCGGTCTCAGAAGGGGCTCGGCTGTTCGTCTGCGAGCTCGTCATCCCTGGGCCCGACCGCTCGCACCTCTCAAAGCTTTTCGACATGCATATGATGCTGGCCACAACGGGCCGGGAACGGACGGTGGAGGAGTACGACGAGCTTTTTGCCAAGTCATACCAATCTTCGTAG
- a CDS encoding photosystem I reaction center protein subunit XI gives MADPRDTELIQPYGGDIFTGHLATPVSASNLTRTFVSNLPAYRRGISPILRGLEIGMAHGYFVIGPWVLLGPLRNSPENANLGGLMAGIGLILIATAALSAYGLVSFPADNSAADYVKNDERTPEALKTIQGWSQLTAGFFMGATGGAFVAYFLLENFDSLDAMLRGAVNS, from the coding sequence ATGGCCGATCCCCGAGATACCGAACTGATTCAGCCCTACGGGGGCGACATCTTCACCGGCCATTTGGCAACGCCGGTCTCGGCTTCCAACTTGACCCGCACCTTTGTCAGCAACCTGCCCGCTTATCGGCGCGGCATCTCGCCCATCCTGCGCGGCCTAGAAATCGGCATGGCGCACGGTTACTTTGTCATCGGGCCTTGGGTGCTGCTGGGGCCGCTGCGCAACTCGCCCGAGAACGCCAACTTGGGCGGCCTGATGGCGGGCATCGGTCTGATCCTGATTGCGACGGCCGCCCTGTCGGCCTACGGCTTGGTGTCGTTTCCGGCTGACAACTCGGCAGCGGACTACGTCAAAAACGACGAGCGCACCCCTGAGGCCCTCAAAACCATCCAAGGCTGGAGCCAGCTGACCGCCGGCTTCTTCATGGGCGCTACCGGCGGTGCGTTTGTGGCCTACTTCCTGCTGGAGAACTTCGACAGCCTGGATGCCATGCTGCGCGGCGCCGTCAATAGCTAA
- a CDS encoding ferredoxin--nitrite reductase, protein MQVGDRVRVKTSVIVYHHPQHRQQPLDIQGMEGSVEAIVTEWQGRPVSANFPIRVKFEKKFKAHLHEDELEWVASAEAEGSEAQD, encoded by the coding sequence ATGCAAGTTGGCGATCGCGTTCGGGTCAAAACGTCGGTGATCGTGTACCACCATCCCCAGCACCGACAGCAGCCGCTCGACATCCAGGGTATGGAAGGTAGCGTCGAGGCGATCGTCACCGAATGGCAGGGGCGGCCGGTGAGCGCCAACTTCCCCATTCGGGTCAAATTCGAAAAGAAATTTAAAGCCCACCTGCACGAGGACGAGCTCGAGTGGGTGGCTAGCGCCGAAGCTGAGGGGTCAGAGGCCCAGGACTAA
- a CDS encoding phosphoribosylformylglycinamidine synthase subunit PurS — protein MPQRYLAHVYVTLRSAVLDPAGSAVCASLQQLGYEEVEQVRTGKYICLTLTAESEAQARERLAPMCDRLLANPTIEHYRFELERVPSSASVPS, from the coding sequence GTGCCCCAACGCTACCTCGCCCACGTCTATGTCACCCTGCGCTCCGCCGTGCTCGACCCGGCCGGGTCGGCGGTCTGCGCCAGCTTGCAGCAGCTGGGCTACGAGGAAGTGGAGCAAGTGCGCACGGGCAAATACATTTGCCTGACCCTCACCGCCGAGAGCGAGGCCCAGGCGCGCGAGCGCTTGGCGCCCATGTGCGATCGCTTGCTAGCCAATCCCACCATCGAGCACTACCGCTTCGAGCTGGAGCGGGTCCCCAGCAGCGCTTCGGTGCCGTCATGA
- a CDS encoding molecular chaperone DnaK — translation MAVAIDFGTSNTAIARWNPASEAGEAVPLSELSQQLGNNPPLVPSLVYINDASSGRVTVGQAVRDRGWDRADDPRFFSGFKRGIGTEVQGFLPQLDGQVVDFERVGQWFLSALTERLDAADADSLVLTVPVDSFEAYRRWLARACQALPVERVRMLDEPTAAALGYGTTDGDVLLVLDMGGGTVDLSLVQLNLERRGSGQPLGFVLKWGERLLGERSAQRARTARTLAKAGENVGGEDIDRWLLEHFAREQALPQNALTARLVERLKVTLSERDRARENYFDDTTLDSYSLALDRPTFEGILSQQGLFERLEALTSQVLQQGRRSGIEAADIDGVLLVGGTTCIPAIRQWVQSYFPSDKVYAHRPFTATATGALQLARGIELKDFLYHSYGIRYWNHRENGHSWHPIVRAGRPYPTERPIELKLGASLENQPSIELIVGEMGADGSSRTEVCLDGNRLVTRSLEAPQAQVRPLNDREGARTIARLDPLGSPGRDRVKVQFRVDAQRTLRLTVEDLLTERVLLQDCAVVELS, via the coding sequence ATGGCAGTCGCCATCGATTTTGGAACCAGCAACACCGCAATCGCGCGTTGGAACCCGGCCAGCGAAGCGGGCGAGGCTGTCCCGCTGAGCGAGCTGTCGCAGCAGCTGGGGAACAACCCGCCGCTAGTCCCCAGCCTGGTCTATATCAACGACGCCAGCAGCGGCCGCGTCACAGTGGGCCAAGCCGTGCGCGATCGCGGCTGGGACCGCGCCGACGACCCGCGCTTTTTTAGCGGTTTCAAGCGCGGCATCGGCACCGAGGTCCAGGGGTTTTTGCCCCAGCTGGACGGCCAGGTTGTGGATTTCGAGCGCGTCGGGCAGTGGTTTTTGAGCGCCCTGACCGAGCGCCTCGATGCCGCCGATGCCGATTCGCTGGTGCTGACGGTGCCGGTGGATAGCTTTGAGGCCTACCGCCGCTGGCTCGCGCGGGCTTGCCAGGCCCTGCCGGTGGAGCGGGTGCGCATGCTGGATGAGCCCACCGCGGCTGCCCTGGGCTATGGCACCACCGATGGGGACGTGCTGCTAGTGCTGGATATGGGCGGCGGCACGGTGGATCTCTCGCTGGTGCAGCTCAACTTGGAGCGCCGCGGCAGCGGGCAGCCGCTGGGGTTCGTGCTCAAGTGGGGCGAGCGCCTGCTGGGCGAGCGATCGGCCCAACGCGCCCGGACGGCCCGGACGCTGGCCAAAGCGGGCGAGAACGTGGGCGGCGAGGACATCGACCGGTGGCTGCTGGAGCACTTTGCCCGCGAGCAAGCGCTACCCCAGAACGCGCTTACGGCGCGCCTAGTCGAGCGCCTCAAGGTCACCCTCTCCGAGCGTGATCGCGCCCGGGAGAACTACTTTGACGACACCACGCTGGATAGCTACTCGCTCGCGCTCGATCGCCCCACCTTCGAGGGCATCCTGAGCCAGCAGGGCTTGTTCGAGCGCCTGGAGGCGCTCACCTCGCAGGTGCTGCAGCAAGGGCGGCGCAGCGGCATCGAGGCCGCCGACATCGACGGCGTGCTGCTGGTGGGCGGGACCACCTGCATCCCCGCCATCCGCCAGTGGGTGCAATCGTATTTCCCCAGCGACAAGGTCTATGCCCATCGGCCCTTTACGGCTACGGCAACGGGCGCACTGCAGCTGGCGCGCGGCATCGAGCTCAAAGACTTTCTCTACCACAGCTACGGCATCCGCTACTGGAACCACCGCGAGAACGGCCACAGCTGGCACCCCATCGTTCGCGCCGGCCGGCCCTATCCCACCGAGCGCCCCATCGAGCTCAAGCTGGGGGCCTCGCTGGAGAACCAACCCAGCATCGAGCTGATCGTGGGCGAGATGGGCGCCGATGGCAGCAGCCGCACCGAGGTCTGCTTGGACGGCAACCGCCTGGTGACGCGCTCGCTCGAGGCGCCCCAAGCCCAGGTCCGCCCGCTCAACGATCGCGAGGGCGCGCGCACCATTGCCCGGCTCGATCCGCTAGGGTCCCCCGGGCGCGACCGGGTCAAGGTGCAGTTTCGGGTGGATGCGCAGCGCACCCTGCGGCTCACCGTCGAGGATCTGCTCACCGAGCGGGTGCTGCTGCAAGACTGCGCCGTCGTTGAGCTGAGCTAG
- a CDS encoding paraslipin, translating to MNPLYLLLVLLLGGPIAASSLRIIRTKNEALVERLGTYNRKLNAGLNFVVPVVDNVVFKETTREKVIDIQPQRCVTRDNVSIEADAVVYWQIVDMEKAYYRVEDLQRAIKNLVLTQIRSEMGKLELDQTFTARTEINEALLQELDVSTDPWGVKVTRVEVRDITPSKAVLDSMEQQMAAEREKRAAILKSEGERDSAINSAKGRSEARVLDAEASKKADILQAEAEQQQQALRAQGTAEAIHTITDKLRSDPNAREALQFLMTQNYLEMGKTIGSSDSSKVLFADPRNIFSTLEGMRTILDDSSSAIAQSGGEPERQTTDPAPSDARTPDSERSLQA from the coding sequence ATGAACCCGCTTTATTTGCTGTTGGTCTTGCTGCTGGGCGGGCCCATCGCCGCCAGCTCGCTGCGCATCATCCGCACCAAAAACGAGGCCCTGGTGGAGCGCCTGGGCACCTACAACCGCAAGCTCAATGCCGGGCTCAACTTTGTCGTCCCGGTGGTCGACAACGTGGTATTTAAAGAGACCACGCGCGAGAAGGTCATCGACATCCAGCCTCAGCGCTGCGTCACCCGCGACAACGTCTCCATTGAGGCCGATGCGGTGGTCTACTGGCAGATCGTGGATATGGAAAAAGCCTACTACCGCGTCGAGGACCTGCAGCGCGCCATCAAAAACCTGGTGCTGACCCAAATCCGCTCGGAGATGGGCAAGCTCGAGCTGGACCAAACCTTTACCGCGCGCACTGAAATCAACGAGGCACTGCTGCAGGAGCTGGATGTGTCCACCGACCCCTGGGGGGTCAAAGTCACCCGGGTGGAGGTGCGCGACATTACCCCCTCCAAAGCCGTGCTGGATTCGATGGAGCAGCAGATGGCGGCCGAGCGCGAAAAGCGGGCCGCCATTCTCAAATCCGAAGGCGAGCGGGACTCGGCGATCAATTCCGCCAAGGGCCGCTCCGAGGCCCGCGTTTTGGATGCCGAGGCCAGCAAAAAAGCCGACATCCTGCAGGCTGAGGCCGAGCAGCAGCAGCAGGCGCTGCGCGCCCAGGGCACGGCCGAGGCCATCCACACCATTACCGACAAGCTGCGCAGCGATCCCAACGCCCGCGAGGCGCTGCAGTTTCTAATGACCCAGAACTATCTGGAGATGGGCAAAACCATCGGCAGCAGCGACAGCAGCAAGGTCCTGTTTGCCGACCCGCGCAACATTTTCTCCACCCTGGAGGGCATGCGCACCATCCTGGACGACAGCAGCAGCGCGATCGCCCAATCGGGCGGGGAGCCCGAGCGGCAAACCACCGACCCGGCCCCTAGCGACGCCCGCACCCCCGACAGCGAGCGCTCGCTGCAGGCCTAG
- a CDS encoding photosystem I reaction center subunit VIII, with amino-acid sequence MSGEYAASFLPWILVPAVGLLLPAVTMGLLFIYIEREA; translated from the coding sequence ATGTCAGGCGAATACGCTGCCTCCTTCCTGCCGTGGATTTTGGTGCCGGCGGTGGGCTTGCTCCTGCCGGCGGTCACCATGGGCTTGCTGTTTATCTACATCGAGCGCGAAGCCTAG
- a CDS encoding phosphoribosylformylglycinamidine synthase I encodes MKFGVVVFPGSNCDRDVAYVTRDLLGQPTRLVWHQDTDLSDLDVVVLPGGFSYGDYLRCGAIARFSAVMPSVVAHARAGKAVLGICNGFQILTEAGLLPGALIRNRDLHFICDRVPVRVERSDTLWTRAYAPGQCVTLPIAHGEGRYYADAETLAALEGNGQILFRYCTPAGEASDAGNPNGSLGNIAGITNPTGNVLGLMPHPERASDPVLGGTDGRALFEGLLAATPDAVAAQG; translated from the coding sequence ATGAAATTTGGCGTCGTCGTTTTCCCCGGCTCCAACTGTGATCGCGATGTCGCCTACGTTACCCGCGATCTGCTGGGGCAGCCCACGCGGTTGGTGTGGCACCAGGACACCGACCTCAGCGATCTGGATGTCGTGGTGCTGCCGGGGGGGTTTAGCTACGGCGACTACCTGCGCTGCGGCGCGATCGCGCGCTTCTCGGCCGTTATGCCCAGCGTGGTGGCCCACGCCCGGGCCGGCAAGGCGGTGCTGGGCATCTGCAACGGCTTCCAGATCCTGACCGAGGCGGGGCTGCTGCCTGGCGCGCTCATCCGCAACCGGGACTTGCACTTTATCTGCGATCGCGTGCCGGTGCGCGTCGAGCGGTCCGATACGCTCTGGACGCGGGCTTACGCGCCCGGCCAGTGCGTGACGCTGCCCATCGCCCACGGCGAGGGCCGCTACTATGCCGATGCCGAGACCCTAGCAGCCCTAGAAGGCAACGGCCAGATCCTGTTTCGCTACTGCACCCCTGCTGGCGAAGCAAGCGACGCGGGCAACCCCAACGGCTCGCTGGGCAACATCGCCGGCATTACCAATCCCACCGGCAACGTGCTGGGGCTGATGCCGCATCCCGAGCGCGCCTCAGACCCAGTCCTGGGCGGTACGGACGGCCGCGCGCTGTTTGAGGGCTTGCTGGCTGCAACGCCAGATGCCGTTGCTGCTCAAGGCTAG
- a CDS encoding cupin, translated as MTQTVTDQNITIERQPSEARLQELGVYDWPTWSKEASEFPWHYDERETCYFRQGDVVVTPEGGSPVEMGQGDLVTFPQGMRCTWTIRQPVTKHFQLG; from the coding sequence ATGACCCAGACTGTGACGGATCAAAACATCACCATCGAGCGCCAACCCAGCGAAGCGCGCCTGCAGGAACTGGGGGTTTACGACTGGCCCACCTGGAGCAAAGAAGCCTCCGAGTTCCCCTGGCACTACGACGAGCGCGAGACCTGCTACTTCCGCCAGGGGGATGTCGTCGTTACGCCCGAAGGCGGCAGTCCGGTGGAGATGGGGCAAGGCGACCTGGTGACCTTTCCCCAAGGCATGCGCTGCACCTGGACCATCCGCCAGCCCGTGACCAAGCACTTCCAGCTGGGCTAG
- a CDS encoding peptidase C56 has translation MKRAVIIIGNGFEDSECLYPFYRLQEAGFSMDVATKGQAPVAGKHGIPMTPTVDAEAIRAEDYDMAVIPGGHESPDRVRSINNVKQFLQALNQQGKIVTTICHGGWVLASAGIVNDRQLTCHPNCKDDLVNAGAHYEETAVRVDRNIISSPHYRHNAEWMRETLEQYEKLNQPATTAAGAST, from the coding sequence ATGAAGCGGGCCGTCATTATTATTGGTAACGGTTTTGAAGATTCCGAATGCCTCTATCCGTTCTATCGGTTGCAAGAAGCCGGTTTTAGCATGGATGTGGCGACCAAGGGGCAAGCGCCTGTCGCTGGCAAGCACGGCATCCCCATGACGCCCACGGTGGATGCGGAGGCCATCCGGGCCGAAGATTACGATATGGCCGTTATCCCCGGGGGGCATGAGTCCCCCGATCGGGTGCGCTCGATCAACAACGTCAAACAATTCCTGCAGGCACTCAACCAGCAGGGCAAGATCGTCACGACGATTTGCCACGGCGGTTGGGTGCTGGCCTCAGCCGGCATTGTCAACGACCGCCAGCTCACCTGCCATCCCAACTGCAAGGATGACCTGGTTAATGCCGGCGCTCACTACGAAGAAACGGCCGTCCGAGTGGATCGCAACATTATCTCCTCGCCGCACTATCGCCACAATGCCGAGTGGATGCGCGAGACGCTCGAGCAGTACGAGAAGTTGAACCAGCCTGCCACCACGGCTGCTGGGGCTAGCACCTAA
- the mfd gene encoding transcription-repair coupling factor, whose product MAFASLVRAMGRSQLGRELSATLEQRGTLALNGAQRLPKGLVASALAQNAERPLLVVCPTLEEAGRWAAQLEAANWPTVQFYPTTEASPYEPHDPESELRWGQMQILADAVTQPERARQGQLAVVATERALQPHLPPPEAFSQYCLSLAQGSSYDLKTLEQRLTQLGYERVSLVEAEGQWGRRGDLIDVYPVSAELPVRLEWFGDELEQLREFDPSSQRSLEPLERVVLTPTRLAPTIGDRLDWDGLVAAHLSQQAREAREAGQWPQGMRRFLGLAFEQPASLLAYLPERTLVAIDEPAQCRAHSESWLEHARDQWQQLEAELPPLHRSFDASLAEAGERPQLSLSEIAEQGDGAVNLASRPIPTTPHQFGKLAELLRGQREVFSGTTLQNYAAWLISAQPSRTVSLLQEHDCPAQFVPNPQDYPAIDKLQSQGVPAALKYSGLAEVAGFILPSFRIVVVTDREFFGQHALATPGYVRKRRRASSQQLDLNKLRPGDYVVHTNHGVGKFLRLESWHNREYMVVQYEDGLLRVPADAVELLSRFRRTGKRPPELNRMSGKSWQRSKEKARKSVQKLAVDLLELYAKRSQQSGAACPPDTPWQAELEESFPYPLTPDQQKATQEVKQDLESDRPMDRLVCGDVGFGKTEVAVRAMFKTITAAGKQVAFLAPTTVLTQQHYHTLKERFAPYPIEIGLLNRFRTAEERKRILQQLATGELDVVVGTHQLLGKNVQFRDLGLLVVDEEQRFGVNQKEKIKNLKSQVDVLTLTATPIPRTLYMSLSGIREMSLITTPPPSRRPIETHLSPYDSEVVRTAIRNELDRGGQAFYVVPHVEGIEEAAAQLRQMLPGVRVAIAHGQMPEGELEATMLSFNNGEADVLACTTIIESGLDIPRVNTIAIEDAHTFGLSQLYQLRGRVGRSGVQAHAWLLYPSQQQLSDVARKRLRALQEFTQLGSGYQLAMRDMEIRGVGELLGSKQSGQMEAVGFDLYMSMLQEALQEMQGRDIPQVEDTQIDLNLTAFVPSDYMPDTAQKMDAYRAVAAAGNAQALAQIAADWSDRYGPIPAPAQQLLRVMELKQLAKSLGFGRIKPEGKQNLVLETAMEEPAWKRLQQNLPEHLQGRFVYAPGRVTVRGLGAIKVDQQIETLIEWFGKMQGALAEPALSASQQ is encoded by the coding sequence ATGGCGTTTGCATCCCTGGTTCGGGCGATGGGGCGCTCGCAGCTGGGTCGGGAGCTGAGCGCCACGCTCGAGCAGCGCGGCACGCTAGCGCTCAACGGCGCGCAGCGGCTGCCCAAGGGCTTGGTGGCCTCGGCACTGGCTCAAAACGCCGAACGCCCCCTGCTGGTGGTCTGCCCCACCCTGGAGGAGGCCGGGCGCTGGGCGGCGCAGCTGGAAGCCGCCAACTGGCCCACAGTGCAGTTCTATCCCACCACCGAGGCCTCGCCCTACGAGCCCCACGATCCCGAATCCGAGCTGCGCTGGGGCCAGATGCAAATCCTGGCCGATGCCGTCACCCAGCCCGAGCGCGCCCGGCAGGGCCAGCTGGCGGTGGTGGCCACCGAGCGCGCCCTGCAACCCCACTTGCCGCCGCCCGAGGCCTTCAGCCAGTACTGCCTGTCGCTGGCCCAGGGCAGCAGCTACGACCTCAAAACCCTGGAGCAGCGCCTGACGCAGCTGGGCTACGAGCGCGTCTCGCTGGTGGAAGCCGAGGGGCAGTGGGGGCGCCGCGGCGACTTGATCGATGTCTACCCGGTCTCGGCCGAGCTGCCGGTGCGCTTGGAGTGGTTTGGCGACGAGCTGGAGCAGCTGCGCGAGTTCGATCCCAGCAGCCAGCGATCACTGGAGCCACTGGAGCGCGTGGTGCTGACCCCCACGCGGTTGGCACCCACTATTGGTGATCGCCTGGACTGGGATGGCCTGGTGGCGGCGCACCTCTCCCAGCAAGCGCGCGAGGCCCGAGAAGCCGGGCAGTGGCCCCAAGGCATGCGGCGCTTTCTGGGCTTGGCCTTCGAGCAGCCGGCCTCGCTGCTGGCTTATCTGCCCGAGCGAACGCTGGTCGCAATTGATGAGCCCGCCCAGTGCCGCGCCCACAGCGAGAGCTGGCTCGAGCATGCCCGCGATCAATGGCAGCAACTCGAGGCCGAGCTGCCCCCGCTGCACCGCTCCTTCGATGCCTCGCTGGCGGAAGCCGGCGAGCGGCCGCAGCTGTCGCTGAGCGAGATCGCCGAGCAGGGCGATGGCGCCGTCAACCTGGCCAGCCGCCCCATCCCGACCACCCCACACCAATTCGGCAAGCTGGCAGAGCTGCTGCGCGGCCAGCGCGAGGTCTTCTCGGGAACGACGCTGCAAAACTACGCCGCCTGGCTGATCTCGGCCCAACCCTCGCGCACGGTCTCGCTGCTGCAAGAGCACGACTGTCCGGCCCAGTTCGTGCCCAATCCCCAGGACTACCCCGCGATCGACAAGCTCCAGAGCCAGGGGGTGCCCGCCGCCCTCAAGTACTCCGGCCTGGCCGAGGTGGCGGGCTTTATTCTGCCCAGCTTCCGCATCGTGGTGGTGACCGATCGCGAGTTTTTCGGCCAGCACGCGCTCGCCACGCCCGGCTACGTGCGCAAGCGCCGCCGCGCTAGCTCCCAGCAGCTCGATCTCAACAAGCTTCGCCCGGGCGACTACGTGGTCCACACCAACCACGGCGTGGGCAAGTTCCTGCGCCTAGAGAGCTGGCACAACCGCGAGTACATGGTGGTGCAGTACGAAGACGGCTTGCTGCGCGTGCCAGCCGATGCCGTGGAGCTGCTGTCGCGCTTTCGCCGCACCGGCAAGCGCCCCCCCGAGCTCAACCGCATGTCGGGCAAATCGTGGCAGCGCAGCAAAGAAAAAGCGCGCAAGTCGGTGCAGAAGCTGGCGGTGGATCTGCTGGAGCTCTACGCCAAGCGCTCCCAGCAATCCGGGGCGGCCTGCCCGCCGGACACCCCTTGGCAAGCGGAGCTCGAAGAGTCATTCCCCTATCCGCTCACCCCGGACCAGCAAAAAGCGACTCAGGAAGTCAAGCAGGACCTGGAGAGCGATCGCCCCATGGACCGCTTGGTGTGTGGCGATGTGGGCTTTGGCAAAACCGAGGTTGCCGTCCGGGCAATGTTCAAAACCATCACCGCCGCCGGCAAGCAGGTGGCCTTTTTGGCGCCCACCACCGTCCTCACTCAGCAGCACTACCACACCCTCAAAGAGCGCTTTGCCCCCTATCCCATCGAGATTGGGTTGCTCAATCGCTTCCGCACGGCCGAGGAGCGCAAGCGCATCCTGCAGCAGTTGGCTACTGGCGAGCTGGATGTGGTGGTGGGCACCCACCAACTGCTGGGCAAAAACGTCCAATTCCGCGATTTGGGCCTGCTGGTGGTGGATGAGGAGCAGCGCTTTGGGGTCAACCAAAAAGAAAAGATCAAAAATCTCAAAAGCCAGGTGGATGTGCTCACGCTGACAGCCACCCCCATTCCGCGCACCCTCTACATGTCGCTCTCGGGCATCCGCGAGATGAGCCTCATCACCACCCCACCCCCCTCGCGGCGCCCCATCGAGACGCACCTATCCCCGTACGATTCCGAGGTGGTGCGCACCGCTATCCGCAACGAGCTCGATCGCGGCGGGCAAGCTTTCTACGTGGTGCCGCACGTGGAGGGCATTGAGGAGGCAGCCGCCCAGCTGCGCCAAATGCTGCCGGGGGTGCGAGTGGCGATCGCCCACGGGCAGATGCCGGAGGGCGAGCTCGAGGCCACCATGCTGTCGTTTAACAACGGCGAAGCGGACGTGCTGGCCTGCACCACCATCATCGAGTCCGGGCTCGACATCCCGCGGGTCAACACCATCGCGATTGAGGACGCCCACACCTTCGGGCTGTCGCAGCTCTACCAGCTGCGCGGCCGCGTGGGCCGCTCCGGGGTGCAGGCCCATGCTTGGCTGCTCTATCCCAGCCAGCAGCAGCTCTCGGATGTGGCGCGCAAGCGCCTGCGCGCCCTGCAAGAGTTTACCCAGCTGGGCTCGGGCTACCAGCTCGCCATGCGGGATATGGAGATCCGCGGCGTGGGCGAGCTGCTGGGATCCAAGCAATCCGGTCAAATGGAGGCGGTGGGCTTTGACCTCTACATGAGCATGCTGCAAGAGGCCCTGCAAGAGATGCAGGGGCGCGACATCCCGCAGGTCGAGGACACCCAGATCGATCTCAACCTGACGGCATTCGTCCCCTCCGACTACATGCCGGATACGGCCCAGAAAATGGATGCCTACCGCGCCGTGGCCGCAGCCGGCAACGCGCAGGCGCTCGCCCAAATTGCCGCCGACTGGAGCGATCGCTACGGCCCCATTCCGGCCCCGGCGCAGCAGCTGCTGCGGGTGATGGAGCTCAAGCAGTTGGCCAAGTCGCTGGGCTTTGGCCGCATCAAGCCCGAGGGCAAGCAGAATTTGGTCCTAGAGACCGCCATGGAGGAGCCCGCCTGGAAGCGGCTGCAGCAAAACCTGCCCGAGCACTTGCAAGGGCGCTTTGTCTACGCCCCCGGCCGGGTCACCGTGCGCGGGCTGGGCGCCATTAAAGTGGACCAGCAGATTGAGACGCTGATCGAGTGGTTTGGCAAAATGCAAGGCGCCCTAGCCGAACCGGCCCTAAGCGCAAGCCAGCAGTAG
- a CDS encoding beta-propeller domain-containing protein, methanol dehydrogenase: MKEVIAKPMRVALTAERPLQRLILPVVLAIGVALGAAAPAAATSAADLPRLPAGSASWVVDRADVLSPVNEGKLSDAFERLARETGREVRAVTVRGLDYGETVDSFADELFQRWYPDASERARQVLLVLDTLSNDCAIRTGERARAQLGEGVAESIVADTMGVPIRSGNNYNQAFLDARDRLSAVLTGDPDPGPPEVEATIDTESTFAKSEETDTQNAALWVGGLLIAATLIPMGTYFAYIRRPLLVVLTIVPMAAFLAYALYGDQS; encoded by the coding sequence ATGAAGGAAGTGATCGCAAAGCCCATGCGGGTGGCACTGACGGCCGAGCGGCCGCTGCAACGCCTCATCCTGCCCGTAGTGCTAGCCATTGGGGTAGCCTTGGGCGCAGCCGCGCCGGCGGCGGCAACGAGCGCCGCCGATCTGCCCCGGCTGCCGGCAGGTAGCGCCAGCTGGGTCGTCGATCGCGCTGACGTGTTGAGTCCGGTCAACGAAGGTAAGCTCAGCGATGCCTTCGAGCGCTTGGCGCGCGAGACCGGCCGGGAAGTGCGCGCAGTCACCGTGCGGGGCCTGGATTACGGCGAGACCGTCGATAGCTTTGCCGATGAGCTCTTCCAGCGCTGGTACCCCGATGCCAGCGAGCGCGCCCGGCAGGTGCTGCTGGTGCTGGATACGCTCAGCAACGACTGCGCCATCCGCACGGGCGAGCGGGCCCGCGCTCAGCTGGGCGAGGGGGTTGCCGAGAGCATCGTTGCCGACACCATGGGCGTGCCCATCCGCAGTGGCAACAACTACAACCAGGCCTTTCTGGATGCCCGCGATCGCCTCAGCGCCGTCCTAACAGGCGACCCCGATCCCGGCCCGCCCGAGGTGGAAGCCACCATCGACACCGAGAGCACCTTTGCCAAATCCGAAGAGACCGATACCCAGAACGCGGCCCTCTGGGTGGGCGGCTTGCTGATCGCGGCGACCCTCATCCCCATGGGCACCTACTTTGCCTACATTCGCCGGCCGCTGCTGGTGGTGCTCACCATCGTGCCCATGGCCGCGTTTTTGGCCTACGCGCTCTACGGGGATCAGTCCTGA